TGTTGCCATACTCAAAATTGCCAACTCCGCCCTGTACGGCAGACCGAAAAAGGTAAGCTCCCTGGAGACGGCTATAACCGTTCTTGGCTTCGATGAAATCGAGAATATCGTCCTGAGCAAATCGGTTCTCAATGCATTTGGTGCGGTGTTCCAGAGAAATGATACAATTATAAGCGATTTCTGGGATCACTCTTTTACTTGCGCCCTGGCGGGAAAGATTATCGCCGAACATTTCTCCATTACCGCTCCCGGACGCTTTTTCATCGGCGGCCTGATCCATGATATCGGTAAGCTCGCCATGCTCCTGACTTTTCCGGAGGAATATTCTGCAGAGAAATGGTTAAGCGGCTTTTCATCGGCGGAAAAACTGGAAGAGGAACAACGGCTGTTTGGCATCACCCACCAGGAAGTTGGAGGCAGACTCCTGGAAAAATGGAATTTTCCCGAGCAACTGGTCAATGCGCTGCAATATCATCACCGTCCTGATGATTCTCAGCAAAATCTGGGGTTCCCGATTATTGTTCAGCTGGCCGATGTGCTTTCCTATATTTGCTGCACCAGGGAAAAAGAAGAAGTAATCAACATTGAGATGAGCATCAGAGAACTTATTCCAGGGATCGAGACAACCTGGAACAACCATAAGCTCTCCTGGGAGAGTCTACGGCTGGAAATGTGGTATAACTGGGTAGTTATCGAACGAAAGCACGGCAGTTCGATATTGGCTATCCTTGCCTATTAACTTTGAGTTCTGATTACCCTTATCCTCATACTGAGTTTTCGGGGTAATCAGACTTCGAGTCTATTTCTGTGTATGGTCAGGTTTTATCAAAATACTTTCCGATGCATCGGAAGCAATATTGAGCTACTCTGAATTATTCCACAACCGGTATTTCTCGTATTTTCTCGATTTTCTCAACCAATGTATCAACAGCAAGTCCCATGATCAGTCTGCCCTTCTCCGGAGATGCCAGCCAAGACGCGGCGCCCATTCTGCCATCAGGAAAAACTTTACGCATCTCCTCTGCTGTCAACGGCCAATAATATTGCTTATCTTTAAATTGTTTTTCCTCGACCTCTTTCTCGGCAAAAGCATCAGGACGAAGGAGCATAGTCAGAGAAATTTCCGACGGCGTGGCATGACTGCCGTCCCGGCCATCGAAGAGTTCCTGCACCAGGTCGATCTCCTTGAGTCCCTCATACCAGGCAAAAAGAGCGAAATGGCCGGCTGTGCCTCTCATTTTGATCTCCTGAAATGCGGTTTCGATTGCGTTTTTATTGCCGCCATGACCATTGATAAAAAATATTCTGGAAAAGCCGTGGTGAACAAAAGAAAGACAGACGTCGACTATAACCTGGATGAAAGTGGTTGGAGCAAGGGTGGCGCTTCCCTTAAAATTCATATGATGTGGCGATACTCCATAGTTAATGGTGGGTGCGACAAGCAGATCCATTTTCTTGCCGACCTCCCTGGCCACCCCTTCAGCGGCAATGAAATCGGTGCCGATGAGACCGTATTCACTATGCTGCTCGACTGAGCCAACCGGTATCAGAATGGTGTTTTTCTCTTTGAGATACGTTTCCACTTCCTTAAAAGAAAGATTTTCCAGCAGCATGTAATCTCCTCCATGTGTGAACGGTCAGGCACTACCTGTATACCTGCGCATCCCTGAGCAGTTTTCCCGCACCATCCTTTGCCGAGAGGACAGGCTCTTCCACCAGGGGCCAATCTATTGCGATATCAGGATCATTCCAGATGATACAGCACTCATGCTGCGGTGCATAATATTCGGTGGTCTTATAAAGAAACTCTGCCACCTCACTGAGGACAACGAAACCATGTCCAAACCCCGGGGGAATCCACAGTGATTTTTTGTTCTCGGCGCTCAAATACTCACCAACCCATTTGCCGAAGGTGGGAGACTGTTTGCGCAGATCAACCGCCACATCGAATACCTCTCCGACCACGGTGCGAACGAGCTTCCCCTGAGCCTGTTCAATCTGATAATGGAGACCGCGCAGCACGCCATGCAATGAACGGGAGTGATTGCTTTGCACGAATTCACCTTCGAGTCCCGTCTCCTCCTGCCATTGCCGCTTATTGAAGCTTTCGTAGAAGAAGCCACGTTCATCGCCGAAAACCTTGGGTTCGACCAGGAGAACTTCCGCTATTGCCGTGGGTGTAACTTTCATAATCATTTACCTATTTTTTGTCTGTTACCGTACATTTCCTGATAATACTCTCTGTAGGAACCGTCAACAACACCTTCGACCCACTGCTGATGATCGAGATACCAGTCTATTGTCATTCTGATTCCCTTCTCGAAGCTGATCCTCGGCTGCCAGCCGATCTGTTCTGCAATCTTTCTGGCATCAATGGCATAACGCCGATCATGTCCAAGACGGTCGGTCACATAGGTGATCAGTGATCGTCTGGCCGCCTTGGACGGTAGAAGGCCCAGCTTCTCGTCGAGCGTATCGCAGATAATCTCCACCACATCGATATTCTTTTTTTCATTGTTGCCGCCGATGTTATAGCAATTGCCGATTTTACCGTTTTCTATTACCGCGGCGATTGCCTCACAATGATCCTCAACGTAGAGCCAGTCCCGAATATTCTTGCCGTCTCCGTAGACCGGCAGCTCCCTGCCGTGCAGACCGTTGTGCAAAACCAGGGGAATCAGCTTCTCGGGAAATTGATAAGGACCATAGTTGTTGGAACAGTTGGTGATCATCACGGGCAGGCCATAGGTGTGATAGTAGGCATTAACCAGATGATCCGAGGATGCTTTTGAGGCGGAGTAAGGCGATCTGGGATCATAAGCGGTTGTCTCGGTAAAGAGACCGGTTTCTCCCAGCGATCCGTAAACTTCATCGGTGCTCACATGCAGAAAAAGCGGGTTGCCATCCGCTGAATTTCTCTCCACCCAGCTCTTCCGGGCGTTTTCCAGCAGGGTGAAAGTCCCAATAATATTTGTAGTTATAAAGTCAGCCGGTCCGGTGATGGATCGATCCACATGAGATTCCGCGGCAAAATGGACCACTGTGTTTATTTTTTCTTCAGTAAATATCTCTGCTATCCGCTCACTGTCGCAGATATCCCCCCTGATAAACCGATAGTTTTCCCCCTCCTCAATGCCAGCAAGGTTCTGCAGGTTGCCTGCATAGGTTAATTTATCCAGATTGATGATGCGCCACTGTGGATACCGGTGATTGAGAAGTCTGATAAAATTAGCACCAATGAAACCACAGCCGCCGGTCACCAGGACTATTCTTTTAATTTTCATAAATATTCTCGGTTTTATGTTTGCATTCTGTATGAAAGAGCCCTATTGTGGCCTTTTGTATTTAGCTGATTAATACGATGTGTCGTAAATATTCTGCTTCTTTTTTCTCAAGGGCATTTTAAGTCTCCGCTTATCCCCATCGGATCATACTCTCAAGAGAATTTTTCCTTCAAAGCACTGCACTTTATAATAAGTCGAATACAGAAATTAAAGAAGTATTTTAAAGAACAACATT
This window of the Desulfopila inferna genome carries:
- a CDS encoding creatininase family protein, with amino-acid sequence MLLENLSFKEVETYLKEKNTILIPVGSVEQHSEYGLIGTDFIAAEGVAREVGKKMDLLVAPTINYGVSPHHMNFKGSATLAPTTFIQVIVDVCLSFVHHGFSRIFFINGHGGNKNAIETAFQEIKMRGTAGHFALFAWYEGLKEIDLVQELFDGRDGSHATPSEISLTMLLRPDAFAEKEVEEKQFKDKQYYWPLTAEEMRKVFPDGRMGAASWLASPEKGRLIMGLAVDTLVEKIEKIREIPVVE
- a CDS encoding HDOD domain-containing protein — protein: MTESHYSRIEKNIDTFPSLPSTVAEVMNVVNNPESSAKELTQAILPDQSMCVAILKIANSALYGRPKKVSSLETAITVLGFDEIENIVLSKSVLNAFGAVFQRNDTIISDFWDHSFTCALAGKIIAEHFSITAPGRFFIGGLIHDIGKLAMLLTFPEEYSAEKWLSGFSSAEKLEEEQRLFGITHQEVGGRLLEKWNFPEQLVNALQYHHRPDDSQQNLGFPIIVQLADVLSYICCTREKEEVINIEMSIRELIPGIETTWNNHKLSWESLRLEMWYNWVVIERKHGSSILAILAY
- the rfbB gene encoding dTDP-glucose 4,6-dehydratase, with amino-acid sequence MKIKRIVLVTGGCGFIGANFIRLLNHRYPQWRIINLDKLTYAGNLQNLAGIEEGENYRFIRGDICDSERIAEIFTEEKINTVVHFAAESHVDRSITGPADFITTNIIGTFTLLENARKSWVERNSADGNPLFLHVSTDEVYGSLGETGLFTETTAYDPRSPYSASKASSDHLVNAYYHTYGLPVMITNCSNNYGPYQFPEKLIPLVLHNGLHGRELPVYGDGKNIRDWLYVEDHCEAIAAVIENGKIGNCYNIGGNNEKKNIDVVEIICDTLDEKLGLLPSKAARRSLITYVTDRLGHDRRYAIDARKIAEQIGWQPRISFEKGIRMTIDWYLDHQQWVEGVVDGSYREYYQEMYGNRQKIGK
- the rfbC gene encoding dTDP-4-dehydrorhamnose 3,5-epimerase, translating into MKVTPTAIAEVLLVEPKVFGDERGFFYESFNKRQWQEETGLEGEFVQSNHSRSLHGVLRGLHYQIEQAQGKLVRTVVGEVFDVAVDLRKQSPTFGKWVGEYLSAENKKSLWIPPGFGHGFVVLSEVAEFLYKTTEYYAPQHECCIIWNDPDIAIDWPLVEEPVLSAKDGAGKLLRDAQVYR